Proteins found in one Fimbriimonadaceae bacterium genomic segment:
- a CDS encoding preprotein translocase subunit SecA: MIQFLRKLFDTSDRDIATIMPIVEQINALEDQFKAMDDETIRETTQNFRKALDDGVSLDKVLPEVFAAVREASRRTLGMRQFDVQLIGGVVLHHGRIAEMRTGEGKTLVAVAPMVLNALSGKGAHLVTVNDYLARRDAVWMGPIYHFLGLSVGVVQGQGEDSDELGGSYVYDPGYEHEDPRYMHLRPCSRRESYLQDITYGTNHEFGFDYLRDNMAFDMEQLSMRELNYAIIDEVDSILVDEARTPHIISGPSMEDVSVYKEIDAIVRHMKIEEHFTADKKNHSASFTEEGMDYLEQALGIDNIANDPRMFHHAGAAIKAYGLFDKDVHYVVRNGEVVIVDENTGRLMFGRRFSDGLHQALEAKEGVTVQRESQTIAVITFQNLFRMYNKLSGMTGTAKTEEDEFRKIYGLDVVTIPTNRPMLRDDQEDVVYKTMDAKFRGIGRELLRLYAKQQPTLVGTRSIEMTETVSARLQPEALQKLILADMLLDKYTNEKSFPKTAKKDAEAVFATSLDELPVAQLKDTMRAASLPPDPFADEVAEWFLAKHNLPTGTDQERSENFTFLKEALHHGVPHNVLNAKYHEKEALIISEAGRKGAITIATNMAGRGVDILLGGRVEDDIVKLARNQELEDGGLASEYADTFLSFRRGGTERAAPPLPLDDTERRERAEEVRALGGLYILGTERHESRRIDNQLRGRAGRQGDPGVSRFFVSLEDQLWKIFNAKMLENPVLKAWPEQEEVRAKFISNMILKTQERIENHFFEARKHVLEYDDVLNSQREHIYGMRREILLGESSRDELRKGVVEVVGEIVQTGWFQDEEGTGYASDEVYEKLNNLFPLVDQATLSEFESYEPGEQLLTYSTEAALKAYDQKVEAYGEDVMGRLEQHVMLRAVNDRWMEHLQMIDYIREGIGLRGYGQVDPLVAYKKETYDLFQHTLKAIRDQAVNMLFQAQIRFEDPAPTPEEPMAMMRMEDDGSVEPSVANGTTAPGFDIDKVDWKVVGRNDACPCGSGKKFKSCHYPIVRSMGII, translated from the coding sequence ATGATCCAATTTCTCCGCAAACTATTCGACACCAGCGACCGCGACATCGCGACGATCATGCCGATCGTCGAGCAGATCAACGCCCTTGAGGACCAGTTCAAGGCGATGGACGACGAGACGATTCGCGAGACGACCCAGAACTTTCGCAAAGCCCTTGACGACGGCGTGAGCCTGGACAAGGTCCTCCCCGAAGTGTTCGCCGCCGTCCGGGAGGCCAGCCGGCGCACCCTGGGCATGCGCCAGTTCGACGTCCAGCTGATCGGCGGCGTGGTGCTCCACCACGGCCGCATCGCCGAGATGCGGACCGGTGAAGGCAAGACGCTCGTCGCGGTGGCCCCCATGGTCCTCAACGCCCTGAGCGGCAAAGGCGCCCACCTCGTCACCGTCAACGACTACCTCGCCCGACGCGACGCGGTCTGGATGGGGCCGATCTACCACTTCCTCGGCCTGAGCGTCGGCGTCGTCCAGGGCCAAGGCGAAGACAGTGACGAGCTCGGGGGTAGCTACGTCTATGACCCAGGCTACGAGCACGAGGACCCGCGGTATATGCACCTTCGCCCGTGCAGCCGCCGGGAATCGTATCTGCAGGACATCACCTACGGCACGAACCACGAGTTCGGATTCGACTACCTGCGCGACAACATGGCCTTCGACATGGAGCAGTTGTCCATGCGGGAGCTGAACTACGCGATCATCGACGAGGTCGACTCGATCCTCGTCGACGAGGCCCGCACCCCCCACATCATCAGCGGCCCCTCGATGGAAGACGTCAGCGTCTACAAGGAGATCGACGCCATCGTCCGCCACATGAAGATCGAAGAGCACTTCACGGCGGACAAGAAGAACCACAGCGCCAGCTTCACGGAAGAGGGCATGGACTACCTGGAACAGGCCCTGGGCATCGACAACATCGCGAACGACCCGCGCATGTTCCACCACGCCGGGGCTGCGATCAAAGCGTACGGACTGTTCGACAAAGACGTCCACTACGTGGTCCGCAACGGCGAGGTCGTCATCGTCGATGAAAACACCGGCCGCCTGATGTTCGGCCGCCGCTTCAGCGACGGCCTGCACCAAGCATTGGAGGCCAAGGAAGGCGTCACCGTCCAACGCGAGAGCCAGACCATCGCGGTCATCACCTTCCAAAACCTCTTCCGCATGTACAACAAGCTGTCGGGCATGACCGGCACGGCGAAGACCGAGGAAGACGAGTTCCGCAAGATCTACGGCCTCGACGTCGTCACCATCCCCACCAACCGGCCCATGCTGCGCGACGACCAAGAGGACGTGGTCTACAAGACCATGGACGCCAAGTTCCGTGGCATCGGCCGCGAACTCCTGCGCCTCTACGCCAAGCAGCAACCCACCCTCGTCGGCACCCGTTCGATCGAGATGACCGAGACGGTCTCTGCCCGGCTTCAACCTGAAGCCCTCCAGAAGCTGATCCTCGCCGACATGCTCCTGGACAAGTACACCAACGAAAAGAGCTTCCCGAAGACGGCCAAGAAGGACGCCGAGGCGGTGTTCGCCACCAGCCTGGACGAGCTCCCCGTGGCCCAGCTGAAGGACACCATGCGGGCCGCAAGCCTGCCGCCCGACCCCTTCGCCGACGAGGTCGCGGAGTGGTTTTTGGCCAAGCACAACCTTCCCACGGGGACGGACCAGGAGAGGTCGGAGAACTTCACCTTCCTGAAGGAGGCCCTCCACCACGGTGTGCCGCACAACGTCCTTAACGCGAAGTACCACGAAAAAGAGGCCCTGATCATCAGCGAGGCGGGCCGCAAGGGCGCGATCACGATCGCGACCAACATGGCCGGCCGCGGCGTCGACATCCTCCTCGGCGGTCGTGTCGAGGACGACATCGTCAAATTGGCCCGCAACCAGGAGTTGGAGGACGGCGGCTTGGCCAGCGAGTACGCCGACACCTTCCTCAGCTTCCGCCGCGGAGGCACCGAACGTGCCGCGCCGCCGCTGCCCCTCGACGACACCGAGCGCCGCGAACGGGCCGAAGAAGTCCGCGCCCTGGGCGGGCTCTACATCCTCGGCACCGAGCGGCACGAGAGCCGTCGCATCGACAACCAGCTCCGTGGCCGGGCCGGCCGCCAAGGCGACCCGGGGGTCAGCCGGTTCTTCGTCTCCCTCGAAGACCAGCTGTGGAAGATCTTTAACGCGAAGATGCTTGAAAACCCGGTCCTCAAGGCATGGCCTGAGCAAGAAGAGGTCCGGGCCAAGTTCATCTCGAACATGATCCTGAAGACTCAGGAGCGGATCGAGAACCACTTCTTCGAGGCCCGCAAGCACGTCCTTGAATACGACGACGTCCTCAACAGCCAGCGCGAGCACATCTACGGTATGCGGCGCGAGATCCTCTTGGGAGAATCAAGCCGCGACGAGCTGCGCAAGGGCGTCGTGGAAGTCGTCGGCGAGATCGTCCAGACAGGCTGGTTCCAAGACGAGGAAGGTACCGGCTATGCCAGCGACGAGGTGTACGAAAAGCTCAACAACCTCTTCCCGCTGGTCGACCAAGCCACACTCAGTGAGTTTGAGTCATATGAGCCCGGCGAGCAGTTGCTCACCTACTCCACTGAAGCGGCCCTGAAGGCATACGACCAAAAGGTGGAAGCCTATGGCGAAGACGTCATGGGGCGCCTTGAGCAGCACGTCATGCTCCGCGCCGTCAATGACCGGTGGATGGAGCACCTGCAGATGATCGACTACATCCGCGAGGGCATCGGCCTGCGCGGATACGGTCAGGTCGACCCGTTGGTCGCCTATAAAAAGGAGACCTACGACCTCTTCCAGCACACCCTGAAAGCCATCCGGGACCAGGCGGTGAACATGCTGTTCCAGGCCCAGATCCGCTTCGAGGACCCCGCTCCGACGCCGGAAGAACCCATGGCGATGATGCGCATGGAAGACGACGGCTCTGTCGAGCCGAGTGTCGCCAACGGCACGACGGCCCCCGGGTTTGACATCGACAAGGTCGACTGGAAAGTGGTCGGCCGAAACGACGCCTGCCCCTGCGGCAGCGGCAAGAAGTTCAAGTCTTGCCACTATCCCATCGTCCGGTCGATGGGCATCATTTGA
- a CDS encoding AAA family ATPase: protein MNSPLGDRLSQLIARLEEKLPAGDAKAANLLAALRQELQRMEGDAREHRELISQYEEAYQKLTQPANRIAVLTRLMDDDEVQVVLGDTDYITLVDSSVDPETLEPGIQVRLNEAYVVVGTVPEGDTGPLVNVGDVLADGRLRVGNDAPGSPGRLVGRAAALAYLPIKAGDEVRLDAAGRMAVEHFVKRAARDYFVEEVPETPWSKVGGQHEAIRIIRETIEHPLLYPEIYERFDKKPVKGILLYGPPGCGKTLIGKATAYNLAKDYSQRLGKDVKECFLHISGPKVLNMWLGETERMVREIFATARAKAKEGQLVVVFIDEAEAILRTRSSGRWLNISNTVVPQFCAEMDGLVELENVVLVITSNRPDYIDPAILRPERIDRKVKVVRPDKESSREILSIYLHERLPMDPGLVKEHGGEECARAHLVEAALEHLWRANKHTEFLKIQLRNGTTETLHWRDMVSGALLKSIVDRAKDAAIRRAVADPGTPHGLTLDDLKAAVEAEYRENEIFPKSDAAEDWLKLLDFEPEAVANVRPVKAAKGEDLARKSVI from the coding sequence ATGAACTCTCCACTGGGCGACCGCTTGTCGCAACTGATCGCCCGGCTCGAGGAAAAACTTCCGGCCGGAGACGCCAAGGCCGCCAACTTGCTGGCGGCCTTGCGCCAGGAGTTGCAACGGATGGAGGGTGACGCCCGTGAGCACAGGGAGCTCATCTCCCAGTACGAGGAGGCGTACCAAAAGCTGACCCAGCCTGCCAACCGGATCGCCGTCCTCACGCGGCTGATGGACGACGACGAGGTGCAGGTCGTCCTTGGCGACACCGACTACATCACGCTCGTCGACTCCAGCGTCGATCCCGAAACCCTCGAGCCCGGCATCCAGGTGAGGCTCAACGAAGCCTATGTGGTGGTGGGGACAGTCCCCGAAGGGGACACCGGCCCGCTCGTCAACGTCGGCGACGTGCTCGCCGACGGACGGCTCCGGGTGGGAAACGACGCCCCCGGTTCTCCCGGACGGCTCGTCGGCCGGGCCGCCGCCCTCGCCTACCTACCCATCAAGGCAGGCGACGAGGTCCGCCTCGACGCGGCGGGCCGAATGGCGGTCGAGCACTTTGTCAAGCGGGCGGCGCGGGACTACTTTGTCGAAGAGGTTCCCGAGACCCCGTGGTCAAAGGTGGGCGGACAGCACGAGGCGATCCGCATCATTCGCGAGACGATCGAGCACCCGTTGCTCTATCCGGAGATTTATGAGCGGTTTGACAAGAAGCCGGTCAAGGGCATCCTCCTCTACGGGCCGCCCGGCTGCGGCAAGACCCTGATCGGCAAAGCCACGGCCTACAACTTGGCCAAGGACTATAGCCAACGCCTAGGCAAAGACGTGAAGGAATGCTTCCTCCACATCAGCGGCCCTAAGGTGCTGAACATGTGGCTGGGCGAGACCGAGCGCATGGTCCGCGAGATCTTTGCCACCGCCCGAGCCAAGGCGAAGGAGGGGCAGCTTGTCGTCGTTTTCATCGACGAGGCCGAGGCGATCCTCCGCACCCGGTCAAGTGGCCGTTGGCTGAACATCAGCAACACGGTGGTGCCCCAGTTCTGCGCCGAGATGGACGGTCTGGTCGAACTCGAGAACGTGGTGCTCGTCATCACCTCGAACCGCCCCGACTACATCGACCCCGCCATCCTGCGGCCGGAACGCATCGACCGCAAGGTCAAGGTGGTCCGCCCGGACAAGGAGTCAAGTCGTGAGATCCTTTCGATTTATCTTCACGAGCGGCTGCCCATGGATCCGGGACTCGTCAAGGAGCACGGCGGCGAAGAGTGCGCCCGGGCGCACCTCGTGGAAGCCGCCCTGGAGCACCTGTGGCGGGCCAACAAGCACACCGAGTTCCTCAAGATCCAGTTACGCAACGGGACGACGGAGACTCTGCACTGGCGCGACATGGTGAGCGGCGCGTTGCTGAAGTCGATCGTAGACCGAGCCAAGGACGCGGCGATCCGGCGGGCCGTCGCCGACCCGGGCACACCGCACGGGTTGACCCTGGACGACCTGAAAGCTGCCGTCGAAGCGGAGTACCGGGAGAACGAAATCTTTCCGAAGTCCGACGCGGCCGAGGACTGGTTGAAGCTGCTGGACTTCGAGCCCGAAGCGGTGGCCAATGTCCGGCCCGTCAAGGCAGCCAAAGGCGAAGACCTCGCCCGCAAAAGCGTCATCTGA
- a CDS encoding diguanylate cyclase: MRRVRDLELNRLSVSSDSTFSAALTLMAGSGQSAVAVVDDGKFLGVVTIEAAILSDAEATVKEAMQGRRLDLSPDQPVRDAAKDFVGSQSAVAAVFDGDQFLGLLSPLGLLIELGRSWDPMTGLSWSDALREWGVSQLEADNEITVVLFDIDDFGRFNKKHGHIFGDRVVCALADHLKTSIDPERDVLVRYAGDEFVIATRRNRADTEAFVQGLLRKPLVVKGLDERVTFSHGIAGGKRGRSPSRTDESSHLHAQSTLDNLINLASKAMTENKSVKKGAVTKGFPEGLRVMVESTEPAVATVEAVRDGTTGVGTAFKGRGPMAMAVARATVEAVVGASGARVRVDDVFFHLDADDAKHVTVVGRWDDAGEERSLAGTVGSEGDPDLSVARATLAALSPVTAATAKGNRN, from the coding sequence ATGCGACGCGTCCGCGACCTAGAGCTGAACCGGCTGTCGGTGTCGTCCGACAGCACGTTCTCGGCCGCGCTCACCCTGATGGCCGGGTCGGGACAGTCTGCGGTCGCCGTCGTCGACGACGGCAAGTTCTTGGGCGTGGTCACGATCGAAGCGGCGATTCTCAGCGATGCCGAGGCCACGGTCAAGGAGGCCATGCAGGGCCGCCGTCTGGACCTCTCGCCTGACCAACCGGTCCGGGACGCGGCGAAGGACTTCGTGGGAAGCCAGAGCGCCGTGGCCGCCGTCTTTGACGGCGACCAGTTCCTCGGTCTCTTGTCCCCTCTCGGCTTGCTGATCGAACTCGGCCGTTCCTGGGACCCCATGACCGGCCTGAGTTGGAGCGACGCTCTGCGGGAATGGGGCGTCAGCCAGCTAGAGGCGGACAACGAGATCACCGTCGTGCTCTTCGATATCGACGACTTTGGCCGGTTCAACAAGAAGCACGGGCACATATTCGGCGACCGGGTCGTCTGCGCCTTGGCCGACCACCTGAAGACCAGCATCGACCCAGAAAGGGACGTCCTTGTCCGTTACGCCGGCGACGAGTTTGTGATCGCGACAAGGCGAAACCGGGCCGACACGGAAGCCTTCGTCCAAGGCCTTCTGCGCAAACCGCTTGTGGTCAAGGGGCTGGACGAAAGGGTGACGTTCTCCCATGGCATCGCGGGAGGCAAGCGCGGTCGGTCGCCCAGTCGCACCGACGAGTCGTCGCACCTCCACGCCCAGTCGACCCTTGACAACCTGATCAACCTGGCCAGCAAGGCGATGACGGAGAACAAGTCCGTTAAGAAGGGGGCCGTGACGAAGGGCTTCCCCGAGGGGTTGCGGGTCATGGTCGAGTCGACCGAGCCGGCGGTGGCGACGGTCGAGGCGGTGCGGGACGGTACGACCGGGGTCGGCACCGCGTTCAAGGGCCGCGGGCCCATGGCGATGGCGGTCGCCCGCGCCACGGTCGAGGCGGTGGTCGGCGCGTCGGGCGCCCGGGTACGGGTCGACGATGTCTTCTTTCACCTCGACGCCGACGACGCCAAGCACGTCACCGTCGTCGGCCGCTGGGACGATGCGGGGGAGGAACGGTCGCTGGCCGGGACGGTCGGGAGCGAAGGCGACCCCGACCTCTCCGTCGCCCGGGCCACCCTCGCCGCCCTTTCTCCGGTGACCGCGGCCACCGCCAAGGGCAACCGTAACTAG
- a CDS encoding cytochrome c family protein, translating to MKLLLWLVAALAVGCGVAAPRPADTWTVVIMGDTQGYLSPCGCTSPMTGGIVRRAQALDGLDPARSLVLDMGRLSGGLTRQDQLKAEALAESMAYYRVDAALLSEEDLRSGPGFAGNLAALGKFRWIGRVFTGPGMEILTDMAKGPFGVTVDDPSQPVAVQPGTNIVLTTGGQDRARKLATEHPSLRLVAYRSSSLTTKPVKVGQTLLVSCGERGKALVRAEWSGGSFKSATGIELGPGFDVSRPSPAAQEVAGVFRRYLKRVEGEKLVEALPRTDSASYAGSAACAPCHAAADAAWRKSGHAHALKTLEDKGQGRDPECLPCHVVGLDSKVGFRDRVTTPGLADVGCESCHGPLQKHATAPATEKPARVGPDTCAKCHNLEHSPGFDFAKAWPKIAH from the coding sequence GTGAAACTCCTTCTTTGGCTCGTCGCGGCTTTGGCGGTGGGTTGCGGCGTCGCCGCGCCACGACCCGCCGACACCTGGACGGTCGTCATCATGGGCGACACCCAGGGCTACCTGTCCCCATGTGGCTGCACCTCGCCCATGACGGGAGGAATCGTGCGCCGGGCCCAGGCGTTGGACGGGCTTGACCCCGCCCGGTCGCTCGTGCTGGACATGGGTCGGCTCTCGGGCGGGCTGACCCGCCAAGACCAACTCAAGGCCGAGGCCCTCGCTGAATCGATGGCCTACTACCGCGTCGACGCCGCGCTCTTGTCCGAGGAAGACCTGAGAAGCGGCCCCGGGTTCGCCGGGAACCTGGCGGCCCTCGGCAAGTTCCGCTGGATCGGGCGGGTCTTCACCGGCCCGGGCATGGAGATCCTGACCGACATGGCGAAGGGCCCCTTCGGCGTCACGGTGGACGACCCGAGCCAGCCGGTGGCGGTCCAGCCAGGCACCAACATCGTCCTCACCACCGGGGGGCAAGACCGGGCCAGGAAGCTCGCCACCGAGCACCCGTCCCTCCGATTGGTCGCCTACCGCAGTTCTTCGTTGACGACCAAGCCGGTCAAGGTCGGCCAGACCCTGCTCGTCAGTTGCGGCGAGCGGGGAAAGGCGCTGGTGCGGGCCGAGTGGTCCGGTGGGTCGTTCAAGTCGGCGACGGGGATTGAGTTAGGGCCTGGCTTCGACGTCTCCCGACCCAGCCCAGCCGCCCAGGAAGTCGCCGGTGTGTTTCGGCGCTACCTCAAGCGTGTGGAGGGTGAGAAGCTGGTCGAAGCCCTGCCCCGCACAGACTCCGCCTCGTACGCCGGCTCGGCCGCATGCGCCCCCTGTCACGCGGCCGCCGACGCGGCCTGGCGTAAGTCGGGCCACGCCCACGCCCTGAAGACACTGGAAGACAAGGGCCAAGGGCGGGACCCCGAGTGCCTTCCCTGCCATGTCGTCGGCCTGGACAGCAAAGTCGGCTTCCGTGACCGGGTGACGACGCCAGGCCTTGCCGACGTCGGCTGCGAGTCTTGCCATGGCCCACTGCAAAAACACGCCACCGCCCCGGCAACGGAAAAACCAGCCCGGGTCGGCCCAGACACGTGCGCCAAATGCCACAACCTGGAACACAGCCCGGGGTTCGACTTCGCGAAGGCCTGGCCGAAGATCGCCCACTGA
- a CDS encoding DUF1573 domain-containing protein — protein MLTAFVLACALNRIGQQPMPVVPAGADRTFQATVQKVVDATNAKDWEKAARLADRLPEDKVAIQLDFAGVPEIRRPGFRAAVQKAVEVWKAALPHFTVTVAEKGQIKIGFVDKLPPDETTKLPKGLVSFVSDDPADPRVEGVVALHRVNDTTSIDDIHVQNETVFLIGQYLGLGQLPPGTSAMARADTIANYPHAVNGAEKGAAVGDLELAAFLRKAVKDRKQVYAGKAHTRVNPTVVDFGEVTQGQPAYGVFEVTNLGDGRSALQVVPDCSCFSIRATSILSPGENTRVTFGADTTMFPGPFHKQLYVTTSDPDRPMTIVEVKGNVKPAYRFLRDKGRGLVYMEDDSGKATYYLALAKGVDLKVKRVYVQGLNAAVAFEPWSGKMADPELGGPTEDRHGYKIDLLISPGSVTGRMLATLVVETDDKVWHHLYHAFNVQRGIAADPGQLYLGLIDKAPRRYAVFVTRPGRPFTVKGASVDNDHLKVWPERVSSDTWRVVAEFDGKALTGSLSGTIKIRTDDNAQPLIEVPVAAEVR, from the coding sequence ATGCTGACCGCCTTTGTCCTCGCCTGCGCGCTGAACCGGATCGGCCAGCAGCCGATGCCGGTGGTCCCCGCCGGTGCCGACCGGACGTTCCAGGCGACGGTCCAGAAGGTTGTCGACGCCACCAACGCCAAAGACTGGGAGAAGGCGGCCCGCCTGGCGGACAGGCTGCCTGAGGACAAGGTCGCGATCCAACTTGACTTCGCCGGTGTCCCCGAAATCCGTCGGCCCGGCTTCCGGGCCGCCGTCCAGAAGGCCGTCGAGGTGTGGAAGGCCGCCCTGCCTCACTTCACCGTGACCGTGGCGGAGAAGGGTCAGATCAAGATCGGCTTCGTCGACAAGCTTCCGCCTGACGAGACCACCAAACTCCCCAAGGGTCTCGTGTCGTTTGTCAGCGACGACCCGGCCGACCCACGGGTGGAGGGCGTCGTCGCTCTGCACCGGGTGAACGACACGACCTCGATCGACGACATCCACGTCCAGAACGAGACCGTGTTCCTCATCGGCCAGTACCTGGGGCTTGGCCAACTGCCACCCGGCACGTCGGCTATGGCCCGGGCTGACACCATCGCGAACTACCCGCATGCGGTCAACGGTGCCGAGAAGGGCGCCGCGGTCGGCGACCTTGAACTCGCCGCGTTCCTGCGCAAAGCGGTCAAGGACCGGAAGCAGGTGTACGCCGGCAAAGCCCATACCCGCGTCAATCCCACCGTCGTTGACTTTGGCGAGGTGACCCAGGGGCAACCGGCGTACGGAGTCTTCGAGGTCACGAACCTGGGTGACGGGCGGAGCGCCCTCCAAGTGGTCCCTGACTGCAGTTGCTTCTCCATCCGCGCGACCAGCATCCTTTCACCGGGCGAAAACACCCGGGTCACCTTCGGGGCCGACACGACGATGTTCCCCGGCCCGTTCCACAAGCAGCTCTATGTCACCACCAGTGACCCCGACCGGCCGATGACGATCGTCGAGGTCAAAGGCAACGTCAAGCCGGCCTACCGGTTCCTGCGCGACAAGGGCCGGGGCCTGGTCTACATGGAAGACGACAGCGGCAAGGCGACCTATTATCTGGCCCTCGCCAAAGGCGTGGACCTCAAAGTCAAGCGGGTCTATGTCCAGGGTCTCAACGCCGCCGTGGCCTTCGAACCCTGGTCGGGCAAGATGGCCGACCCCGAACTCGGCGGCCCCACCGAGGACCGACACGGCTACAAGATCGACCTCCTGATCAGCCCAGGGTCGGTCACCGGTCGCATGCTGGCGACCCTTGTCGTCGAAACCGACGACAAGGTGTGGCATCACCTCTACCACGCTTTCAACGTCCAGCGCGGCATCGCCGCCGACCCGGGCCAGCTCTACCTGGGACTCATCGACAAGGCACCGCGGCGCTACGCCGTCTTTGTCACACGACCTGGCCGCCCCTTCACCGTCAAGGGCGCCAGCGTTGACAACGACCACCTGAAGGTGTGGCCGGAGAGGGTGTCCAGCGACACCTGGCGGGTCGTCGCCGAGTTTGACGGCAAGGCCCTGACCGGTAGCTTGAGCGGCACGATCAAGATCCGCACGGACGACAACGCCCAGCCACTCATCGAGGTCCCCGTGGCGGCCGAGGTGCGGTGA
- the prfB gene encoding peptide chain release factor 2, whose amino-acid sequence MESQLQKLEERQAEPGFWDDPSAAQKELQKAARLRDMINPFKALAKREGEVRDNYELLAGEEDPELEALADKDALQFIKDLDAYELQTLLSGEHDGNNALVEISAGAGGSEACDWAEMVFRMYSRWAQTKGYKIEVVSETPGDVTGYRNVSFEVTGANAYGYLKCEGGVHRLVRISPYDAAARRHTSFVRVEVLPEVEEAEFQIDMSEVKEETLRAGGAGGQHVNKTESAVRMTHIPTGIVVFAQSERSQHKNRAAALKVLTSRLAALQQTEDAAKLKALKGDIGPAEWGRQIRSYVMQPYTMVKDHRTGHETGNVLAVMDGDIDGFIEAFLKRPPASEDDYVE is encoded by the coding sequence TTGGAATCCCAGCTTCAAAAACTAGAAGAAAGGCAAGCAGAGCCTGGGTTTTGGGACGATCCTTCGGCCGCACAGAAGGAACTCCAAAAGGCAGCCCGGCTCCGAGACATGATCAACCCCTTCAAGGCCCTCGCCAAGAGGGAGGGGGAGGTTCGTGACAACTACGAGCTTCTCGCCGGCGAAGAGGACCCCGAACTGGAGGCCCTCGCCGACAAAGACGCCCTGCAGTTCATCAAAGACTTGGACGCCTACGAGCTCCAGACTCTGCTGAGCGGCGAGCACGACGGCAACAACGCCTTGGTCGAGATCAGTGCCGGAGCCGGAGGCAGCGAGGCCTGTGACTGGGCCGAGATGGTCTTCCGGATGTATTCGCGCTGGGCCCAGACCAAGGGCTACAAGATCGAAGTCGTCAGCGAGACCCCGGGCGACGTGACCGGCTACCGCAACGTCAGCTTCGAGGTCACCGGCGCGAACGCCTACGGCTACCTGAAGTGTGAGGGCGGTGTCCACCGCCTCGTCCGCATTTCGCCCTATGACGCCGCCGCACGCCGCCACACGTCGTTCGTCCGCGTCGAAGTCCTGCCCGAAGTCGAGGAAGCCGAGTTCCAGATCGACATGTCCGAAGTCAAGGAGGAGACTCTCCGCGCCGGAGGGGCTGGCGGACAGCACGTCAACAAGACCGAGAGTGCGGTGCGCATGACGCACATCCCGACCGGCATCGTCGTCTTCGCCCAGAGCGAACGGAGCCAGCACAAGAACCGCGCGGCCGCGTTGAAGGTGCTCACGTCGCGCCTCGCCGCCCTGCAACAGACCGAGGACGCGGCCAAGCTGAAGGCCCTGAAGGGCGACATCGGCCCCGCGGAGTGGGGCCGCCAGATCCGGAGCTACGTCATGCAACCGTACACGATGGTGAAGGACCACCGGACCGGCCACGAGACGGGGAATGTCCTGGCGGTGATGGACGGTGACATCGACGGCTTCATCGAGGCGTTCCTTAAGAGGCCGCCGGCATCAGAAGACGACTATGTCGAGTAA